The Podarcis raffonei isolate rPodRaf1 chromosome 2, rPodRaf1.pri, whole genome shotgun sequence genome window below encodes:
- the LOC128408800 gene encoding zinc finger protein 135-like: protein MEEEECEMEEGSFGDLGGAEGHMANEIQVWKITGPQSLQEGMGRHVCPVCERAFTRKSSLNRHLIIHSGEKPYRCLDCGKGFNRRTNLMAHEAVHTEEKSYQCSECGESFKPKWGIAPYQVDPTGEKVYKCLSCKKNLRQTGSVMSWRLLNEQGKEIQAQPSDAPGPEKEENIPEHQNEPEIDLGKDVSVGTIESVIVPGGDLCFIKTPAKLYKGKRMSPCPVCGKSFNQKTSLLTHEVIHTEEKPYQCSDCGKSFRHSSGLQVHQRMHTGEKPYTCLVCRKSFSQRAHVIKHIVRKHKGEKPSSYVSQPSES, encoded by the exons ATGGAAGAGGAAGAATGTGAGATGGAAGAAGGGAGCTTTGGCGATCTGGGTGGAGCAGAGGGGCACATGGCAAACGAAATCCAAGTCTGGAAGATCACGGGGCCCCAGAGCTTGCAGGAGGGCATGGGCAGACACGTGTGCCCCGTTTGCGAGAGAGCGTTCACTCGCAAATCGAGCCTCAACCGACACCTGATAATCCACTCGGGAGAGAAGCCCTACAGATGCCTCGACTGCGGGAAGGGCTTCAACCGCAGGACCAACCTGATGGCTCACGAGGCCGTCCACACCGAAGAGAAGTCCTACCAGTGCTCGGAGTGCGGGGAGAGCTTCAAGCCGAAATGGGGCATTGCCCCCTACCAGGTGGATCCCACGGGGGAGAAGGTCTACAAGTGCTTGTCGTGCAAGAAGAACCTCCGGCAGACGGGCAGCGTGATGAGCTGGCGGCTGCTGAACGAGCAAGGGAAGGAGATCCAGGCGCAGCCCTCGGACGCGCCAGGCCCCGAGAAGGAGGAGAACATCCCCGAGCACCAGAACGAACCCGAGATCGATCTGGGGAAGGACGTGTCCGTGGGGACGATCGAGTCGGTGATCGTTCCGGGCGGCGACCTTTGCTTCATCAAGACCCCGGCGAAGCTGTACAAGGGGAAGCGGATGAGCCCCTGCCCCGTGTGCGGCAAG agcttcaaccAGAAGACCAGCCTGCTCACCCACGAGGTTATCCACACCGAGGAGAAGCCGTACCAGTGTTCcgactgcgggaagagcttccgGCACTCGTCGGGCCTCCAGGTGCACCAGAGGatgcacacgggagagaagccgtacACCTGCCTGGTCTGCCGCAAGAGCTTCAGCCAGCGGGCACACGTGATCAAGCACATTGTGAGGAAGCACAAGGGGGAGAAACCCTCGTCCTACGTCTCTCAGCCGTCCGAGAGCTGA